A stretch of the Musa acuminata AAA Group cultivar baxijiao chromosome BXJ2-7, Cavendish_Baxijiao_AAA, whole genome shotgun sequence genome encodes the following:
- the LOC135617279 gene encoding protein OXIDATIVE STRESS 3 LIKE 4-like: MSSLVISSVGLKDHVSLPAYLHAEKKEEKEQTLVEVVRKRTLFCLEEEEEEEEKEDSSDSSSIGAASSSSSDKEGEGVGEGEEVESKRGEGAFGSLDTLEESLPIKGGLSNFFSGKSKSFASLSDATANANANELAKPENPFNKRRRILMAYKARRASYGSLISASTYLPSLPSSDHTVPEGDEEEGERCGGDLLSVPPLPSHGNAFGSSPRCFSLSDLRHV, translated from the exons ATGTCTTCTTTGGTGATCTCCAGCGTGGGGCTGAAGGACCACGTTAGTCTTCCCGCCTACCTCCATGCAGagaagaaggaggagaaggagcAGACTCTGGTGGAGGTGGTGAGGAAGAGGACCTTATTCTgcctggaagaggaggaggaggaggaggagaaggaggactcCTCGGATAGCTCTTCCATCGGGGCTGCGTCGTCCTCTTCCTCGGACAAGGAAGGTGAAGGAGTTGGGGAGGGAGAGGAGGTGGAGAGCAAGAGAGGCGAAGGGGCTTTCGGTTCCTTGGATACCCTGGAAGAGTCTCTTCCCATCAA GGGAGGGCTGTCAAATTTCTTCTCAGGGAAATCCAAATCATTTGCGAGCTTATCGGACGCAACAGCCAACGCAAATGCCAACGAGCTCGCCAAGCCGGAAAACCCCTTCAACAAACGCAGGAGAATTCTCATGGCGTACAAGGCAAGAAGAGCTTCCTACGGATCGCTCATCTCTGCATCCACGTATCTGCCATCGCTCCCCTCATCAGACCACACCGTCCCTGAAGGCGACGAAGAGGAGGGCGAGAGATGCGGTGGAGACCTGCTCTCGGTGCCTCCCCTCCCCAGTCACGGCAATGCTTTCGGATCATCACCTAGGTGTTTTTCCCTTTCCGATCTCCGACATGTTTGA